From Watersipora subatra chromosome 2, tzWatSuba1.1, whole genome shotgun sequence, one genomic window encodes:
- the LOC137387972 gene encoding octapeptide-repeat protein T2-like, which produces MGKERVKKRGKESVKKRGKENVKKRRKEKVKNRGGKRVKKRGKERVKKRGKERVKKRRKEMVKKRGKERVKKRGKERVKKRRKEKVKKRGKERVKKKGKEMVKKRGKERVKKRGKEKVKKRRKERVKKKGKERVKKRGKKRVKKRGIERVKKRERG; this is translated from the coding sequence ATGGGGAAAGAAAGGGTGAAAAAGAGGGGAAAAGAGAGCGTGAAAAAGAGGGGAAAAGAGAATGTGAAAAAGAGGAGGAAAGAGAAGGTGAAAAATAGGGGGGGAAAGAGGGTGAAAaagagggggaaagagagggTGAAAaagagggggaaagagagggTGAAAAAGAGGAGGAAAGAGATGGTGAAAaagagggggaaagagagggTGAAAaagagggggaaagagagggTGAAAAAGAGGAGGAAAGAGAAGGTGAAAaagagggggaaagagagggTGAAAAAGAAGGGGAAAGAGATGGTGAAAaagagggggaaagagagggTGAAAAAGAGGGGGAAAGAGAAGGTGAAAAAGAGGAGGAAAGAGAGGGTGAAAAAGAAGGGGAAAGAGAGGGTGAAAAAGAGGGGGAAAAAGAGGGTGAAAAAGAGGGGGATAGAGAGggtgaaaaagagagagagagggtga